In the Tessaracoccus lacteus genome, GTCACCGTCGTTCGCCCGCTGCACAATCGCGCGGAGGCTGAGTGGGCCGTGCGTCACGCGCAGCAGGTCCGCGAGCGCGAGGTGCGAGGCCACGGTGTTGAGACAGCCGCGCGCACCGCACCGGCAGATCCGGCCTGCGGGGTCCGCGGAAACATGACCGAGAGCCCCTGCCGCGACACCGAGCCCCTGCAGCGGCTGCCCTCCGACGAGCAGCGACGACGTGGTGGTCGAGGAGGCACGCACGACGAGCGCCGACCCCACTCCGCGCAGCGCCCCGTACCGCGCCTCCGCCACCGCGGCCGCCGCTACCTCCGGCACCGCGAGGACGCGACGCCCGAGGATGCGGGTCAGCTGGTCCGCGACGTCGAGCTGCTCCCACCCGGTGAGCGTCTCGTATGCGGCCCCGCCCACGCCCGGCATGGTGAGCCCGACGGCGGCGACGTCGTCGAGCGACGCTCCGACCTGCTCCGTGAGTTCCCCGACCAGCAGCGCAATCCGGTCCAGCGTCGTGTCGTCGCGGTGGTCCAGCGGTAGCGGAAGATGCTGATTCGCGTTGACGGTCCATGAGGCGTCCGCGACGATCACCTCGACGCGCCGGCGCCCGATGTGCACGCCGACGGAGAGGTCCGAGGATCGCACGAGGGAGACGGCCTGTGCCCGTCGCCCAGAGCGGACGGTTGCGGTGGTCTGGACGACCCCGGCGGACTGCAACGTCTTGACGAGGTTGGAGACGGTGGCGGGCGACAGTCCCGTGACCGCCGCGAGTTCCACCTGGGTGATCTGCCCGTACTGCCTGACCGCCTCGACGACGGCCGCGCTGTTGGCTTCGCGCAGCGAAGACTGCGAACCCCTGGCGCCGATACCGTCGATCACGCGTCGAAGCCTATCATCACGCTCCGAATCCAACTGGAAACGTTAACAAGCGCCTCGGCGGGCTTGGCTTCAAGCTACGAATCCCGGCCTGACACCGCGCCCGATACGCGTCGAACATTGATCAACTAGGTGTGCGACCGCTCATGACGGCCCACCGGCACAGCTCCTCGTGAGGAACTTGGTCACATTCTGATAACAGGCTGTGTTTAGTTGTTGACGCCATGAATCCATGCCGCTTAACGTTGGCTTCAGTAGTCAAACCCAGCCGATTCGGAGTCGAACGGCTTGAGTCATCGAAGACGGGAGGCAACGTGACGGACAACCCAGTGCTGCTGGAGATGGTGGGGATCACCAAGGAGTTCCCCGGCGTCAGGGCGCTCGACAACGTGACGATGCAGGTGCGCCGTGGCGACATCCACGCGATCTGCGGTGAGAACGGAGCCGGCAAGTCCACCCTCATGAAGGTGCTCTCGGGCGTGTACGCCCACGGCACGTACGACGGCCGGATCCTGTTCGACGGCGAGGAGATGCGGTTCGCATCGATCCGCGAGTCGGAGGAGCGGGGAATCGTCATCATCCACCAGGAGCTGGCACTCATCCCCGAGCTGTCAGTGACAGAGAACATCTTCCTCGGATCCGAGGTCGTCCGCGGGATGCTGATCGACTGGGACGCCGCCCGCACTCAGGCGGCCGAACTCCTCGCGCGGGTCGGCCTGGACGTCGATCCCGACACCCCCGTCAAGACCCTCGGCGTCGGCCAGCAGCAGCTCATCGAGATCGCCAAGGCGCTGTCGAAGAACGTGCGCCTGCTGATCCTCGACGAGCCGACATCAGCCCTCAACGAGGACGACTCGGAGAACCTGCTCGACCTGATGCGGGGGCTGAAGGGCCGCGGCATCACGTGCATCATGATCTCGCACAAGCTCAACGAGATCGCCGAGGTCTCCGACGCAGTCACGGTGATCCGCGACGGCAAGACGGTGGACACGTACGACGTCGTGGCCGGGCAGGTTGACGAGGACCGGATCATCAAGGCGATGGTCGGCCGCTCGATCGAGAACCGCTACCCCACCCGTGAGCCGCACATCGGAGAGACCCTCTTCGAGGTGCAGGGCTGGACTGTGGAGCATCCGTCGCTGCCGGGGCGGCTCGTGGCGAAGAACGAGTCGTTCACCGTGCGCCGCGGGGAGGTCGTCGGCTTCGCCGGCCTGATGGGGGCCGGCCGGACCGAGCTGATGCGCTCGCTGTTCGGGCGCTCGTACGGCACCTACCTGGAGGGTCGGATGTGGCTCGACGGTAAGGAGATCGCGCCCACCAGCGTTCAGCAGGCCATCACCTGCGGGCTCGCATATGTGACGGAGGACCGCAAGAGTCTCGGCCTCAACCTCATCGACTCCATCAAGTCGACCATCGTGCTTGCCAATCTGAAGGGCATCGTCTCGCGAGGTCTCCTCCAGCTCGACAAGGAGGCGGACGTCGCCGAGACATACCGACGCGATCTGCGCATCAAGACCGCCTCCGTCGACTCCGGGGTCGCCACGCTGTCGGGCGGAAACCAGCAGAAGGTCGTCCTGGCCAAGTGGATGTACACCTCGCCGCAGGTGCTCATCCTCGACGAGCCGACCCGTGGCATCGACGTCGGCGCCAAGTACGAGATCTACAAGCTGATCCACGCCCTCGCCGACGAAGGCAAAGCCGTGATCGTCGTCTCGTCGGAGCTGCCGGAGCTGCTCGGCATCACTGACCGCATCTACACCATCCGGGAGGGCGAGATCACGGGTGAGCTCGCCTCGGCCGAGGCCGACCAGGAGACCCTCATGCGCCGCATGACCACCACTTCCACCGCGCCGGCGGACCCGGCACAGATCTGAGAGCCAAGGACCGGTACACAACCATGAAGCATCTCAAGCAGGTGTTCGGAGGAAGCCTCCAGCAGTACACCATGGCGCTTGCGCTGGTCGCGCTCGTCGTCATCTTCGACGTCATCTCCGGCGGCCGCATGCTGACCGCCTCGAACTTCCAGAACCTCATCTCAGGAAACGCCTACGTGCTGGTGCTCGCCATCGGCATGGTGATGGTCATCGTGGTGGGGCACATCGACCTCTCCGTCGGCTCGGTCGCGGCCTTCGTCGGCATGAGCGTGGCCATCAGCATCCGGGACTGGGGACTCCCCTGGTGGGCTGGACTCCTGCTCGGCATCGTCGTCGGCATCCTCGTCGGCGCGTGGCACGGCTTCTGGCTGGCGAAGATGGGCATCCCGGGCTTCATCACGACGCTCGCGGGCATGATGATCTTCCGTGGCCTCGTGATCTGGATGTCGCACTCGATCTCCGTGCCCGTTCCGCGCGAGTTCCAGGTCCTCGGCGCCGGCTACCTGCCCGAGTGGGGCCCCGCCTTCACGGGGATGAACAACTCAACACTCGTGCTCGGCATAATCGCCGCCGCCTGGTTCATCTACCACGAGCTGCGTCGCCGGGCGAGCCTGCTGGCCCGCAACCACGAGGCCCCGCTCTGGGCGACGGTCGTCAGGCTCACGCTCATCGTCGTGGTCATCGGATACCTCACGTACCTCTTCGGCTCCGGGCGACCCGGCACGTCGTTCCCGATTCCCGGCCTGATCCTCGTCGCCCTGGTGATCATCTACCACGTCATCACGCAGCGCACCCGGCTCGGCCGCCACATCTACGCCGTCGGCGGCAACAAGGCCGCCGCCGCTCTCTCCGGGGTCAGCGTCCCGAAGGTCTACTTCGTCGTGATGATGAACATGTCCTTCCTCGCGGCCATCGCCGGCATCCTGTTCGTCGGACGCGCCACCTCCGCCGGTCCCTCCGACGGCACCATGTGGGAGCTCGACGCCATCGCCGCGGTCTTCATCGGCGGCGCCGCCGTCTCGGGCGGCATCGGCACGGTCGTCGGATCCATGATCGGCGGCCTCGTCATGGCCGTCCTGAACAGCGGCCTGATGCTGATGGGCGTCGGGGCCGACCAGACGCAGGTCATCAAGGGCCTCGTTCTACTCGCCGCCGTCGCCTTCGACGTCCGCAACAAGGTCCAGGGCAAGCCTTCGGTGATCGGCGCCATGACACGCCGCTTCGCCAAGGACAAGCCGAACCCCGTGTCGACCACCGACTGACCGAAGCCCCAACCACCAATCCTCAGTGGGCCGACCGGCCCACTGGCAACCAACCCCTCATTTACCCATCCGGGAAAGGAAACCACGATGAAGTTCAGAGCAGCACCCCTCATCGCGTCGCTGATCGTCGCCGGCATGAGCCTCACGGCCTGCGGTGGCGGCCGCGAGGGAACGACCGCGGAGGCGACCGGAAGCGGCTCCGCCGCAGCCGGCTTCGCGGCCGACGCCACCGTCGGCGTCGCGCTCCCCTGGCTCGGCACCCAGAACTGGAAGGAGGCGGAGACCATGTTCGAGGACCAGCTCACCGAGGCCGGTTTCAAGCCACTCATCCAGGCCGCAGACAACAAGGTCCCGCAGCAGCAGCAGCAGATCGAGGCCATGATCGAGCAGGGCGCCAAGGCGATCGTCGTCGGCCCCATCGACGGCACCCAGCTCGGCTCCGTCCTCGAGACGGCCCACGATGCCGGCGTCAAGGTCTTCGGCTATGACCGCCTGATCGAGAACACCACCGCGGTCGACGGAGTGATCCAGTTCGGCTCGGTGCGCACCGGTGAGCTGCAGGGCCAGGCCCTGCTCGACGGCCTGGCCGCCGAGAAGGGCGACGGCCCGTACAACATCGAGCTGTTCGGCGGCGGCCCCGCCGACCCGAACGCGCCGAAGTTCTTCGAGGGCGCGATGAGCGTCCTGCAGCCGAAGATCGACGACGGCACGCTCGTCGTGGTGTCCGGCCAGAAGGACTTCACGCAGGTCGCCACGCAGGACTGGGACAACTCGAAGGCCCAGGCCCGCATGGACTCGCTGCTGTCGGGCTTCTACTCCGACAAGAAGATCGACGGTGTGCTGTCGCCCAATGACGGCATCGCCCGCGCGATCATCACGTCCGCGGAGCAGGCCGGTCAGGACATCCCCGTCGTCTCCGGCCTCGATGCCGAGAACGAGTCGATCAGCTGGATCGCCCAGGGCAAGCAGTACTCGACCGTCGCCAAGCCCACCGAGGACCTGGTCAGCAAGACCGTTGAGCTGATCGTCGCCGCTCAGAAGGGCGAGGAGCTCCCGGCCCCCGACGCCACCGAGGACAACGGAGCCACCGACGTCGCGATCTACCAGCTCGACCCGATCGTCGTGACGAAGGACAACCTCAAGGATGTCTTCGCCAATGACGCGGAGCGCATGAAGCTGATCGAGGCCGCCGAGGGCTGATCCCGAGGCTGACTCCGGTCAAGAGCAGGCCCGGCCCCCAAGGGGGGTCGGGCCTGTTGGCGTCACGCACTCGAGTCGTCGCCACCGCCCCGTACACAACTGTGGCCAGAGCAGCAGCACGCGGACGTACGCGACGACCCGTCCGCGAGGGCTCCTCACCCTGTCGCGGCTGCGAAGGGACTGACTGGTGGATGACTGAGTTTAGGCGCAGCACGGCATTGACTATGATCGGCAGGGCCGTCGCGCCTCCAGGTGTGTCCTTCAACCGCGTCTTCCGCGTCCGGGAACCCGTGCATAAGAATGCCTATGTCGGATCCGCTGCGATATAGGTACAGCCGCCCTGAAATGGGCATTGTTGTGCACGACAGGGGCCCTCTCGACAAGCTCGAGGCCCTCGACAAGCCTGTGCTGAGCCTGTCGAAGTGCCTGTGCTGAGCCCGTCGAAGTGCCTGTGCTGAGCCCGTCGAAGTACTCAGGGAACCGGGCTCCGTCACTCGCCCGGGGCGCGGACCCCGACGGTGAGCAGCACGTTGGCGTAGAGGCGCTGGTCGGCGGTCACGACGACGACGGAGACGTCGCTCGTCTTGGCCGCGTCGTAGAAGTCCCAGCGCGGGATCATGGCCACCTCGACGCCGGGCAGGGCCGCGCGGTACTCGTCGTGGGCCGGGATCGACTCCGGCAGCTCGATGCCCTTCGCGTCGGCCGCGGGGACCATGAGTCCCAGCTGTTCGATCGGGATCGTCTGCTTGACGACGTCGAGGACCTGCGAGACGGTCAGGAGGCCGGGCGCGAGGTTCAGCCAGATCCGCTCCGCAGCCGGGTTCGCGCCGCTGACGCCCGGGTAGTTTCCGTCGGTGATGAGGATCCTGCCGCCGTGGCCGGCGCGGGCGAGCGCCCCGATCAGCTGGGGATGAAGCATGGGTCCGTACAGCATGGTGTTCCTTTCAGGTGGATCTCTGCCGATGCGATGGGCGTCGGCTCACGTGGACTCCCGGACGATCAGGTCGGCGTCGACGCGGATCGCCCCGACCTCGACCTCGTCGGCGGTGAGCAGCCGGTGCAGAGACTGGACGGCGAGCTGGCCGATGGCACGGAAGTCCTGCCGGACCGTGGTGAGGCCCGGATTCAGGAACCCGACGCCCGCCATGTCGTCGAAGCCGACGACGCGGACGTCTCCGGGCACGCACAGCCCGCGCTTCTGCAGCGCCGTCATGGCGCCGAGTGCGAGCTG is a window encoding:
- a CDS encoding sugar ABC transporter permease encodes the protein MKHLKQVFGGSLQQYTMALALVALVVIFDVISGGRMLTASNFQNLISGNAYVLVLAIGMVMVIVVGHIDLSVGSVAAFVGMSVAISIRDWGLPWWAGLLLGIVVGILVGAWHGFWLAKMGIPGFITTLAGMMIFRGLVIWMSHSISVPVPREFQVLGAGYLPEWGPAFTGMNNSTLVLGIIAAAWFIYHELRRRASLLARNHEAPLWATVVRLTLIVVVIGYLTYLFGSGRPGTSFPIPGLILVALVIIYHVITQRTRLGRHIYAVGGNKAAAALSGVSVPKVYFVVMMNMSFLAAIAGILFVGRATSAGPSDGTMWELDAIAAVFIGGAAVSGGIGTVVGSMIGGLVMAVLNSGLMLMGVGADQTQVIKGLVLLAAVAFDVRNKVQGKPSVIGAMTRRFAKDKPNPVSTTD
- the mmsA gene encoding multiple monosaccharide ABC transporter ATP-binding protein, which encodes MTDNPVLLEMVGITKEFPGVRALDNVTMQVRRGDIHAICGENGAGKSTLMKVLSGVYAHGTYDGRILFDGEEMRFASIRESEERGIVIIHQELALIPELSVTENIFLGSEVVRGMLIDWDAARTQAAELLARVGLDVDPDTPVKTLGVGQQQLIEIAKALSKNVRLLILDEPTSALNEDDSENLLDLMRGLKGRGITCIMISHKLNEIAEVSDAVTVIRDGKTVDTYDVVAGQVDEDRIIKAMVGRSIENRYPTREPHIGETLFEVQGWTVEHPSLPGRLVAKNESFTVRRGEVVGFAGLMGAGRTELMRSLFGRSYGTYLEGRMWLDGKEIAPTSVQQAITCGLAYVTEDRKSLGLNLIDSIKSTIVLANLKGIVSRGLLQLDKEADVAETYRRDLRIKTASVDSGVATLSGGNQQKVVLAKWMYTSPQVLILDEPTRGIDVGAKYEIYKLIHALADEGKAVIVVSSELPELLGITDRIYTIREGEITGELASAEADQETLMRRMTTTSTAPADPAQI
- a CDS encoding RbsD/FucU family protein, encoding MLYGPMLHPQLIGALARAGHGGRILITDGNYPGVSGANPAAERIWLNLAPGLLTVSQVLDVVKQTIPIEQLGLMVPAADAKGIELPESIPAHDEYRAALPGVEVAMIPRWDFYDAAKTSDVSVVVVTADQRLYANVLLTVGVRAPGE
- a CDS encoding ROK family transcriptional regulator → MIDGIGARGSQSSLREANSAAVVEAVRQYGQITQVELAAVTGLSPATVSNLVKTLQSAGVVQTTATVRSGRRAQAVSLVRSSDLSVGVHIGRRRVEVIVADASWTVNANQHLPLPLDHRDDTTLDRIALLVGELTEQVGASLDDVAAVGLTMPGVGGAAYETLTGWEQLDVADQLTRILGRRVLAVPEVAAAAVAEARYGALRGVGSALVVRASSTTTSSLLVGGQPLQGLGVAAGALGHVSADPAGRICRCGARGCLNTVASHLALADLLRVTHGPLSLRAIVQRANDGDPGCRQVVSHAATAIGTAIADAATLLAPERICLTGALTATGDLFTDAVRAVLRTRPLLPSGEGFVVVGECEDAEARGALAVASDGMDPLRNRER
- a CDS encoding substrate-binding domain-containing protein; the encoded protein is MKFRAAPLIASLIVAGMSLTACGGGREGTTAEATGSGSAAAGFAADATVGVALPWLGTQNWKEAETMFEDQLTEAGFKPLIQAADNKVPQQQQQIEAMIEQGAKAIVVGPIDGTQLGSVLETAHDAGVKVFGYDRLIENTTAVDGVIQFGSVRTGELQGQALLDGLAAEKGDGPYNIELFGGGPADPNAPKFFEGAMSVLQPKIDDGTLVVVSGQKDFTQVATQDWDNSKAQARMDSLLSGFYSDKKIDGVLSPNDGIARAIITSAEQAGQDIPVVSGLDAENESISWIAQGKQYSTVAKPTEDLVSKTVELIVAAQKGEELPAPDATEDNGATDVAIYQLDPIVVTKDNLKDVFANDAERMKLIEAAEG